The following coding sequences lie in one Mesorhizobium sp. NZP2298 genomic window:
- the gcvA gene encoding transcriptional regulator GcvA, with the protein MPDLGSRQISQLPPLQAIRVFEAVARHLSFTKAAGELAMTQAAVSYQIKVLEERVGAPLFLRRPRQIELTEAGQRLAPAVSEAFAILGQAYAAARGGADGLLCVTTVLTFASSWLAHHLGSFQMAHPALAVRLETSSRLTDFAREDVDLAIRSGGGKWPGLEAHKLLDADFTPMLSPKLAASIGGVKEPADLLRLPILDPGDIWWTQWFETAGVHSHDLAKRPGSSMGAQAYEANAAIAGHGVAILTRALFKAELADGRLIQPFDLVGDDGHAYWLVYPEARRNVPKIRAFRDWLLAEIAC; encoded by the coding sequence ATGCCGGACCTTGGCTCGCGACAGATTTCGCAACTCCCGCCGCTACAGGCGATCCGGGTGTTCGAAGCGGTGGCGCGGCATCTTTCCTTCACCAAGGCAGCCGGGGAACTCGCCATGACGCAAGCTGCCGTCAGCTATCAGATCAAGGTGCTGGAAGAGCGCGTCGGTGCACCGCTGTTCCTGCGCCGACCGCGACAGATCGAGCTGACCGAAGCCGGCCAGCGCCTGGCGCCGGCCGTCAGCGAGGCCTTCGCTATCCTTGGCCAGGCCTATGCGGCGGCACGTGGCGGCGCGGATGGCTTGCTGTGCGTCACCACCGTGCTGACCTTTGCCTCGAGCTGGTTGGCGCACCATCTGGGTTCGTTCCAGATGGCCCATCCAGCCCTTGCCGTGCGGCTCGAAACATCGAGCCGGCTGACGGATTTCGCCCGCGAGGATGTCGACCTCGCCATCCGTTCGGGCGGCGGCAAATGGCCGGGCCTGGAGGCCCACAAGCTGCTCGATGCCGATTTCACGCCGATGCTAAGCCCGAAACTCGCGGCGAGCATCGGCGGCGTCAAGGAGCCGGCGGACCTGCTGCGGCTGCCGATCCTCGATCCCGGCGACATCTGGTGGACACAGTGGTTCGAGACCGCGGGCGTGCACTCGCACGACCTTGCCAAGCGGCCCGGCAGCAGCATGGGCGCGCAGGCATATGAGGCCAACGCGGCCATCGCCGGCCATGGTGTGGCGATCCTGACCCGGGCGCTGTTCAAGGCCGAACTTGCCGACGGCCGCCTGATCCAGCCCTTCGACCTGGTCGGCGACGATGGCCACGCCTACTGGCTGGTCTATCCCGAGGCCCGCCGCAACGTGCCGAAGATCCGCGCCTTTCGCGACTGGCTGCTTGCCGAGATCGCCTGCTGA
- a CDS encoding ABC transporter substrate-binding protein, which translates to MKLRTLTLGLLSASALAFAAHAESITIATVNNGDMVRMQKLTDDFTKANPDIQLNWVTLEENVLRERVTTDIATKGGQYDVMTIGTYEVPIWAKQSWLLPLDKLGDDYDAKDIIPAIAGGLSVDGKLYAAPFYGESSFVMYRKDLMEKAGLKMPDAPTWDFIKQAADKMTDRANGVNGVCLRGKAGWGENMAFLTAMSNSFGARWFDENWKPQFDQPEWKNTLQFYVDLMKADGPEGASSNGFNENLALFQQGKCGMWIDATVAASFVSDPKNSTVADKVGYALAPDNGLGKRGNWLWAWSLAIPAGTKKADAAEKFVSWATSKHYAELVASKEGWANVPPGTRSSLYANAEYQKAAPFAKMTLDSINAADPTHPTVKPVPYVGVQFVAIPEFQGLGTTVGQLFSAALAGQSSVDDALKQAQDAATAAMTEGGYIK; encoded by the coding sequence ATGAAACTTCGCACGCTCACCCTGGGCTTGTTGTCGGCCAGCGCCCTCGCCTTCGCCGCACACGCCGAATCCATCACCATCGCCACCGTCAACAATGGCGATATGGTCCGCATGCAGAAGCTGACCGACGACTTCACCAAGGCTAACCCCGATATCCAGCTCAACTGGGTCACGCTTGAAGAAAACGTGCTGCGCGAGCGCGTCACCACCGACATCGCCACCAAGGGCGGCCAGTATGACGTGATGACCATCGGCACCTACGAGGTTCCGATCTGGGCCAAGCAGAGCTGGCTGCTGCCGCTCGACAAGCTCGGCGACGACTATGACGCCAAGGACATCATTCCGGCCATCGCCGGCGGTCTTTCGGTCGACGGCAAGCTCTATGCCGCGCCCTTCTACGGCGAAAGCTCCTTCGTCATGTACCGCAAGGACCTGATGGAGAAGGCCGGGCTGAAGATGCCCGACGCACCGACCTGGGACTTCATCAAGCAGGCCGCGGACAAGATGACCGACCGCGCCAATGGCGTGAACGGCGTGTGCCTGCGCGGCAAGGCCGGCTGGGGCGAGAACATGGCCTTCCTGACCGCCATGTCGAACTCCTTCGGCGCCCGCTGGTTCGACGAGAACTGGAAGCCGCAATTCGACCAGCCCGAATGGAAGAACACACTGCAGTTCTATGTCGACCTGATGAAGGCCGATGGCCCCGAGGGCGCGTCCTCCAACGGCTTCAACGAAAACCTGGCGCTCTTCCAGCAGGGCAAGTGCGGCATGTGGATCGATGCCACCGTCGCGGCGTCCTTCGTCTCCGATCCGAAGAACTCGACCGTCGCCGACAAGGTCGGTTATGCGCTGGCGCCCGACAATGGCCTCGGCAAGCGCGGCAACTGGCTGTGGGCATGGTCGCTGGCCATCCCCGCCGGCACCAAGAAGGCCGATGCCGCCGAGAAATTCGTGTCCTGGGCGACCAGCAAGCACTATGCCGAACTGGTCGCTTCGAAGGAAGGCTGGGCCAACGTTCCTCCGGGCACGCGCTCCTCGCTCTATGCCAATGCCGAGTACCAGAAGGCGGCTCCGTTCGCCAAGATGACGCTGGACTCCATCAACGCCGCCGACCCGACGCATCCGACCGTCAAGCCGGTGCCCTATGTCGGCGTCCAGTTCGTCGCCATCCCTGAATTCCAGGGCCTTGGCACCACTGTAGGCCAGCTCTTCTCGGCGGCTCTTGCCGGCCAGTCGAGCGTCGACGATGCGCTGAAGCAGGCCCAGGACGCCGCCACCGCGGCGATGACCGAGGGCGGGTATATCAAGTAA